One genomic window of Molothrus aeneus isolate 106 chromosome 22, BPBGC_Maene_1.0, whole genome shotgun sequence includes the following:
- the LOC136565759 gene encoding small integral membrane protein 35-like, which yields MDPRTGQEPVRVIGVVLGIGLALLILASFGYTFIRWYRRGHCQRRPDFVFSLYHSRGLGSVALELVPPFSISGSLGTSGSGYEPFHSQRP from the exons ATGGACCCCCGCACAG GACAAGAGCCCGTCAGGGTGATCGGGGTTGTCTTGGGCATcgggctggccctgctgatcCTGGCCAGCTTTGGCTATACCTTCATCCGCTGGTACCGGCGGGGCCACTGCCAGCGCC gGCCTGACTTTGTCTTCAGCCTCTACCACTCGCG cggGCTGGGCTCAGTGGCACTGGAGCTGGTGCCACCCTTCAGCATCAGTGGCTCGCTGGGCACCTCGGGCAGTGGCTACGAGCCCTTCCACAGCCAGAGGCCGTga
- the LOC136565715 gene encoding small integral membrane protein 35-like: MDPRTGQEPVRVIGVVLGIGLALLILASFGYTFIRWYRRGHCQRWPDFVFSLYHSRGLGSVALELVPPFSISGSLGTSGSGYEPFHSQRP, translated from the exons ATGGACCCCCGCACAG GACAAGAGCCCGTCAGGGTGATCGGGGTTGTCTTGGGCATcgggctggccctgctgatcCTGGCCAGCTTTGGCTACACCTTCATCCGCTGGTACCGGCGGGGCCACTGCCAGCGCT gGCCTGACTTTGTCTTCAGCCTCTACCACTCGCG cggGCTGGGCTCAGTGGCACTGGAGCTGGTGCCACCCTTCAGCATCAGTGGCTCGCTGGGCACCTCGGGCAGTGGCTACGAGCCCTTCCACAGCCAGAGGCCGTga
- the IL10RA gene encoding interleukin-10 receptor subunit alpha produces MVPSATALALSLALLLACPTHGEKLAKPRSVRITTEMGWPLLRWKPGRGCPSDARYNVEYVVYGIGMNWTAIPECWNTTEHSCNLTHYTLHPGQRHHARVRAVAGNLTSSWKKTGGFYPEQAGLRLAGQSLSVMGNSIQVRLRLLLHPGTSPEYSDLQREMSRYHVHLRRTRDNHTITVVKNRTEFTIRELFWLTEYCLSVEPSLANMPIPSRRSAEQCVTTGPRDSSAELLPTILSSFFITLSLLGLLGALLACTYIRRPVRTPSALKSFMKQSSLWVEHEPPSSGSLDADPIQQLFLCQKEPQLGSSPGSSTSAAQQPLEQGWKLPAWPKDQLGPTGSRDSSGTSTDSGICLRIPSSSSSSSSSSLSCSVGPEPQGYRQQLPRAEDSGVGLESPCPAAGCSSGSANTSPGLSPATSQAGVEFRGYLQQSKGTMEPERGPGQGEPLLGCAGSLQGLGSTDTMLDMECSELAVAKGYLKQSNPEHPLTQHLSPRGAPACSFSSQVGPQVPTLLSWAAPGAPLTSKASPDPKTPFDLHIFNNTAFPGVLPLIPSLSSSWIPLPTQPLGQLRGDSKDSRL; encoded by the exons ATGGTCCCCTCTGCCACCGCCCTGGCGCTCAGCCTGGCGCTGCTCCTCGCCTGCCCTACCCACG GTGAGAAGCTGGCCAAGCCCCGTTCCGTGCGCATCACCACGGAGATGGGCTGGCCCCTGCTGCGCTGGAAGCCGGGACGCGGCTGCCCCAGCGACGCCCGCTACAACGTGGAGTACGTCGT CTATGGCATAGGCATGAACTGGACAGCCATCCCGGAGTGCTGGAACACCACGGAGCACTCCTGCAACCTCACCCACTACACCCTGCACCCGGGGCAGCGCCACCATGCTCGGGTCAGGGCCGTGGCCGGGAACCTCACGTCCTCCTGGAAAAAGACTGGAGGCTTCTACCCAGAGCAAG ctggcCTGcgcctggcggggcagagcctCTCCGTGATGGGCAACTCCATCCAGGTGCGGCTGCGGCTGCTGCTCCACCCCGGGACCAGCCCCGAGTACAGCGACTTGCAGAGGGAAATGAGCCGCTACCACGTGCACCTCCGGAGGACAAGGGACAACCACACG ATCACGGTGGTGAAGAACCGCACTGAGTTCACCATCAGAGAGCTGTTCTGGCTCACAGAGTACTGCCTGAGCgtggagcccagcctggccaacATGCCCATCCCCAGCAGGCGCTCTGCTGAGCAGTGTGTCACCACCGGCCCCAGGGACA GCAGTGCAGAACTCCTCCCGaccatcctcagctccttcttCATCACCCTGTCCttgctggggctcctgggggctctgctggcgTGTACCTACATCAGGAGACCTGTGAGGACACCGTCTGCCCTG aaGTCCTTCATGAAGCAGAGCTCGCTCTGGGTGGAGCACGAGCCCCCATCCTCGGGCAGCCTGGATGCAGAccccatccagcagctcttcctgtgccagaaggagccccagctgggcagcagccctggcagcagcaccagcgcagcccagcagcccctggagcagggctggaagctcCCAGCATGGCCCAAGGACCAGCTGGGACCCACGGGGAGCAGAGACAGCAGCGGCACCAGCACTGACAGCGGCATCTGCCTGcgcatcccctcctcctcctcttcttcatcctcctcctccctgagctgctccgtgggccctgagccccagggctacaggcagcagctgcccagggctgaggaCAGCGGGGTGGGTTTGgagagcccctgccctgctgctggctgctcctctggcagtgcaaacaccagcccagggctgtcccctgccaccagccaggctggagtggAGTTCCGGGGGTACCTGCAGCAGTCCAAGGGCACCATGGAACCAGAGAGGGGCccggggcagggagagcccctcctgggctgtgcagggtccctgcagggcctgggcagCACCGACACCATGCTGGACATGGAATGCTCCGAGCTGGCTGTGGCCAAGGGGTATTTGAAGCAGTCCAACCCCGAGCATCCCCTCACACAGCACCTCTCTCCCCGgggagctcctgcctgcagcttctccagccaGGTGGGGCCCCAAGTGCCcaccctgctgagctgggcagccccaggtgctCCACTGACCTCCAAAGCCAGCCCTGATCCGAAAACTCCCTTCGACCTGCACATCTTCAACAACACTGCCTTCCCTGGGGTGCTGCCACTGATCCCCAGCCTCAGCTCCAGTTGGATCCCACTGCCCacccagcccctgggccagcTCAGGGGGGACAGCAAGGACAGCCGCCTGTGA
- the TMPRSS13 gene encoding transmembrane protease serine 13, whose translation MDGKTSPTTASPSSVPPSLLHVSTASRIFGARPPPPRENVLGISFKPYSPESGPAPSPCSACDSTRSPMFRAPCMSQRRLALIFCVSVLIVLLIALILLFMFWRSQTGILYKEPAESCKDSAVRCDGVVDCSQRSDELGCVRFLSEESLLHVYSSTESQWLPVCSSDWDESLSRKTCRQLGFQNASQTEYIPLRVPGKSLTVTDERETIQQSLNSSQCLTGKYVSLRCTTCGQRISGRIIGGKETSVNKWPWQVSVQYGPIHICGGTIIDAQWVLTAAHCFFMNSMKILDDWKVYGGVSDLKQPMEGIPVSQVIINSNYSDDHDDYDIALMKLSRPLTLSAQVRPACLPMHGQRFQTGRSCFITGFGKTRENEDNTSPKLREAEVKLIDYKICNSDKVYEGYLTPRMMCAGYLQGGKDACQGDSGGPLVCEDDGRWYVAGVTSWGTGCGQKNKPGVYTRVTKLLSWIYSKMESEND comes from the exons aTGGACGGCAAAACCTCCCCG ACCACTGCCTCGCCCAGCAGtgtccctcccagcctgctccatgTCTCCACGGCCAGCAGAATCTTCGGTGCCCGACCTCCGCCGCCTCGAGAGAACGTCCTGGGCATCAGCTTCAAACCCTACAGCCCCGAGTCCGGCCCGGCGCCGagcccctgctcagcctgtGACAGCACCC gatCCCCCATGTTCAGAGCTCCCTGCATGAGCCAGCGGCGGCTCGCGCTCATCTTCTGCGTCTCTGTGCTCATCGTGCTGCTCATCGCCCTCATCCTGCTGT TCATGTTCTGGAGGTCACAGACGGGCATCCTGTACAAGGagccagcagagagctgcaagGACAGCGCCGTGCGCTGCGACGGCGTCGTCGACTGCTCCCAGAGGAGCGACGAGCTGGGCTGTG tGCGCTTCTTATCCGAGGAGTCCTTGCTCCACGTGTACTCCAGCACCGAGAGCCAGTGGCTGCCGGTGTGCAGCAGTGACTGGGACGAGTCCCTCTCCAGGAAAACCTGCCGGCAGCTGGGATTTCAGAA CGCGTCCCAGACCGAGTACATCCCCCTGCGTGTCCCTGGCAAGAGCCTCACGGTGACTGATGAGCGAGAGACCATCCAGCAGAGCCTCAACAG ctcccagtgcctcaCAGGAAAGTACGTCTCCCTGCGATGCACAA cCTGTGGGCAGAGGATTTCTGGCCGGATCATCGGTGGGAAGGAGACCTCTGTGAACAAATGGCCCTGGCAGGTCAGCGTGCAGTACGGACCCATCCACATCTGCGGCGGCACCATCATCGACGCCCAGTGGGTGCTCACTGCTGCCCACTGCTTCTTCAT GAACAGCATGAAGATCCTGGACGACTGGAAGGTGTATGGGGGGGTGTCAGACCTGaagcagcccatggagggcaTCCCCGTGTCCCAGGTCATCATCAACTCCAACTACAGCGACGACCACGACGACTACGACATCGCCCTCATGAAGCTCTCCAGGCCACTGACACTCTCAG cccaggtgcGCCCCGCCTGCCTGCCCATGCACGGCCAGCGATTCCAGACCGGCCGGTCCTGCTTCATCACCGGCTTCGGCAAGACCAGGGAGAACGAAG ATAACACCTCCCCGAAACTGCGGGAGGCCGAGGTGAAGCTGATCGACTACAAGATCTGCAACAGCGACAAGGTGTACGAGGGCTACCTGACCCCCCGCATGATGTGCGCCGGGTACCTGCAGGGAGGCAAGGACGCCTGCCAG GGTGACAGCGGAGGGCCCCTGGTGTGCGAGGACGATGGGCGCTGGTACGTGGCCGGGGTGACGAGCTGGGGGACAGGATGTGGCCAGAAGAACAAGCCCGGGGTGTACACACGTGTGACAAAGCTCCTCAGCTGGATATACAGCAAAATGGAG AGCGAGAACGACTAA